CGGCCGGCCGAGGAGCGCACTGTGGCACTCCTGTGACAGTTGGGACGCTTGGGGCCGACGAGGCTGGGGAAGCACTCCCCCCTCCGCCGGATGCCTCACCCGACCCCGGTCATCCCACCTGGAGCCATTCCGGGAACGCCTCGGTCTGCCGTGTCCACGCCTCGGGAGGCGCCCCGGCCTTAGCGGAGGCGACCACTCCGCCCACGATGGCGCAGGTCGTGTCGACGTCACCGCCCACCTGGGCCGTCGTCCAGAAACCCCGCTCGTAGTCGCCGAGGGCGCGTGCCGCCGACCAGAGCGCGAACGGCACCGTGTCGTGCGCCGTCGTACGCCGTCCGCAGCCCAGTACGGCGGCGACGGTGTCCGCGTCGGCGTAGTCGAGCATGTCCCGGGCGCGTCGCAGTCCCGCGCCGACGGCGCTCTTCGGGACGAGGGCGATGACCCCGTCGAGCAACGCTCCGGCGCTCGGCGGGCCGGCGGGATCGGCCGCGAAGGCGGCGGCCGCGGCGACCGCCATGGCACCGACGACGGCCTCACGGTGCTGGTGCGTGGGGTAGGCCGAGATCTCCGCCTGGTGGGTGGCCTGCTCGGGGTCGTCCGCGTACCACGCGCCCAGTGGGGCGATCCGCATGGCCGCGCCGTTGCCCCAGGATCCCTGGCCGTTGAAGAGCGCGGAGGCCAGCTCACGCCAGTCGCCACCTTCGCGAACCAGACGCAGCAGTCGGTTGACCGCGGGCCCGTAGCCCCGGTCGAAGTCGTGGTGCTCCGCGAAGGCTCGGGCGAGTTCGTCCTGGTCGATCCGGTGGTGGGCCGCGAGGACCGCCACGACGGAGCAGGCCATCTCGGTGTCGTCGGTCCACTGCCAGGGGCCGGGCGGGGTCTCGCGGCGCTTGAGCAGCGGGTAGTTCACGGGCACGAAGTACTGCGAGCCCAGCGCGTCACCCACCGCGAGTCCGCGCAGGCTGGAAAGGGCCCGTCCGAGGGGGCCATGAGGAGAGGAGTCAGCGGTCATCGCCCTGCCACTCTAACTGGTGGCCCCGTACGACTCCGGGTCCCGCCAGCGGTCGAACGGCCGGTCGAGCGTGTACTTGCCGTCCTCCCCGAGAACGAGCATCCGCATCTCCGCGTTCCCGGGGTTCGACAGCGACTCGAACTCGGCGACCGTCCAGTGGAACCAGCGCATGCAGAACAGACGCATGGCGAGCCCGTGGGTGACGAGCAGCACGTTCGGCGGGTGGTCCGGGTCCTCGAAACTGCGGAAGAGGCTCTCCAGGAAGCCGCCGACCCGGTCGTAGACATCGGCGCCGGACTCACCCTGCGCGAAGCGGTAGAAGAAGTGACCGTACGCGTCCCGGTAGGCCTTCTGGAGACGTACCTCGTCCGGGTCCTGCCAGTTGCCCCAGTCCTGCTCGCGCAGCCGCGGCTCCTCGCGCACACGCACCTGCTCGGGGTTCAGGTGAAACGCCTGGAACGTCTCGTGCGTCCGGCGATAAGGGGAGACATAGACGCTGACGCGCTCGCGGCCGAGGACGTCGCGGATGCGTTTGCCGGTCTCCTCCGCCTGCCGCCAGCCGAGATCGGTGAGGGCGAGTGCGTGGTCGGGCTCGCGCTCGTACACGGTGTCATCAACATTGCCCGTTGACTCGCCGTGTCGGACAAGGATGATGCGCCGTGGTCGTGCCATGCCAAGACCCTAAAGGGGACGAGGCCGGATCGAGCACTCGTCCGGGTGCCATACGGCGTAGGTCACACAAGTCCCGCACACCCACCCCTGTCAGGTTTGAGATTCAAACTCACCGAAGTCGGCCTCTCAGACCGTCCAGCTCGGCTCCAGCTCCACGATGTCGCCGGTCATGGCGGCGACATCGGCCTCGATCTGGGCCCTCAGGGCGAGGCGTTCGATGCGTTCGACGCGGTACTTCCCGTGCTCGGCGGCCGACTGCCACATGGAGAGGATCATGAACTCGTGAGCGGGCGCCTCACCGAACAGGCCCCGCACCATGCCCGGAGAGCCCGCCATCGCGGGGTTCCAGACCTTCTCCTGCATCAGCGCGAAGTGCTCGGCCCGCTCCTCGTGGACACGGCAGTGCGCCACCCGCACCAGATCGGCGTCCGTGAAGCGCGGCTCGAAACCGGTCTTCACGTCGAACCGGTGGTCGAAGAGCTTGGCCTGCATGTCCTTGAAGGTGCCCGACTGCGATGCGGCGAGCCGGTCGTGGGAGCGCGCCATGAAGGAGTCGTAGAAGGCACGGCTCTCCCAGAAGGAGAAGATGTGCGCCACACCGGCCCGCCCCCGGCTCCAACCCCCGCCCTGTCCACGGAATCCCGGCTCCCCCAGTAGCCCCGCCCACTTTCGCTGCCCCCGCTCGAAACCGCGGCGGTCCACCACGGTGCAGCGAATCCACTTGACCAGCACCGCGCCATGGTAAGGCCACGGAACGTGGCGGCGGTCACTCTCCGGCCGGTTGCACCCGGGCGAGCGCCCCGGTCCGCATGCGAGGATGGACAACTGGCCTGGACCGCCAGGCAGTTCGGCCCGCACGCACAGAAGAACGGGGAGGGAGTTCTGTTGAACGGCCTCAACAAGGGCATTCGCAAGGTCGAGGTGTCGCTGAAGTGGGACCCGAGTCCGGCCGGACAGCCGCC
The DNA window shown above is from Streptomyces akebiae and carries:
- a CDS encoding histidine phosphatase family protein; translation: MARPRRIILVRHGESTGNVDDTVYEREPDHALALTDLGWRQAEETGKRIRDVLGRERVSVYVSPYRRTHETFQAFHLNPEQVRVREEPRLREQDWGNWQDPDEVRLQKAYRDAYGHFFYRFAQGESGADVYDRVGGFLESLFRSFEDPDHPPNVLLVTHGLAMRLFCMRWFHWTVAEFESLSNPGNAEMRMLVLGEDGKYTLDRPFDRWRDPESYGATS
- a CDS encoding ADP-ribosylglycohydrolase family protein produces the protein MTADSSPHGPLGRALSSLRGLAVGDALGSQYFVPVNYPLLKRRETPPGPWQWTDDTEMACSVVAVLAAHHRIDQDELARAFAEHHDFDRGYGPAVNRLLRLVREGGDWRELASALFNGQGSWGNGAAMRIAPLGAWYADDPEQATHQAEISAYPTHQHREAVVGAMAVAAAAAFAADPAGPPSAGALLDGVIALVPKSAVGAGLRRARDMLDYADADTVAAVLGCGRRTTAHDTVPFALWSAARALGDYERGFWTTAQVGGDVDTTCAIVGGVVASAKAGAPPEAWTRQTEAFPEWLQVG
- a CDS encoding YdbC family protein; translated protein: MLVKWIRCTVVDRRGFERGQRKWAGLLGEPGFRGQGGGWSRGRAGVAHIFSFWESRAFYDSFMARSHDRLAASQSGTFKDMQAKLFDHRFDVKTGFEPRFTDADLVRVAHCRVHEERAEHFALMQEKVWNPAMAGSPGMVRGLFGEAPAHEFMILSMWQSAAEHGKYRVERIERLALRAQIEADVAAMTGDIVELEPSWTV